The Oncorhynchus nerka isolate Pitt River linkage group LG12, Oner_Uvic_2.0, whole genome shotgun sequence genome includes a region encoding these proteins:
- the LOC115138100 gene encoding zinc finger protein 154-like → MDPTTVSGPHLPLSSLRLLVPPLRLMSASMWQVAQQRNVMQYGKLEEFVTLVTEMVPELLTLKQRVQLILGLRARLVLELCRGVESNPAGYKTIQPHLDRIHSCTTHKGSEDKEVEASKDNFVELVQTLLEDSMKREHFFQEVFPVQYSTRYDTALQILVWQFFDRLEEMLPVPSFTQTASILNLTPTDLEECQQSFSDPEHLKTLLQHHRNLGNLKKDFLFYDSDNILSTLSFLAPSLKSNHTKRGIEEGTVKNESDVRRKGEKEEAEGPKEQESGEEGQQDVSGEDQDASEGSDEGAERLEEAGESSGNSGQQKQPSLVAINGQAKAKPPQSQGFSCSQCQFSNRRWLTLQKHIKKNHPKEDSGIVDSGEAGAENNVLPVSETESSSAKKTRKNRYICSQCGKGHKCSYELRRHETVHSEVKPFHCDQCEKRYKTKVALKQHHRVHTGERPYVCSHCGRGFRSAGTLQSHVRTHTGERPFVCSICGKGFIQHQILIGHLRWHRGEKPFLCTVCGKSFSTSGALLVHSRTHTDERPKSCEHCGKRFRRCYDLTIHRRIHTGERPFSCTQCDKCFTSHSDLSRHMRIHTGEKPYQCKMCDRRFTESGNLKVHQRVHRGTATNVRVSVCNISTAHHKSPNVARKKERKKDNVPPLLVGQELP, encoded by the exons ATGGACCCTACAACAGTTTCAG gtccccatctccctctatcctccctgcgTCTCCTGGTGCCACCACTACGTCTGATGTCTGCATCCATGTGGCAAGTGGCACAGCAGCGTAACGTGATGCAGTATGGGAAGCTGGAGGAGTTTGTGACTCTGGTGACAGAGATGGTTCCGGAGCTCCTGACGCTCAAGCAGAGGGTCCAACTCATCCTGGGACTGAGAGCGAGG CTGGTTCTTGAATTGTGTCGTGGTGTGGAGTCTAACCCAGCTGGCTACAAAACTATCCAGCCCCACCTGGACAGAATCCATTCATGCACAACACATAAAGGG AGCGAAGACAAGGAAGTGGAGGCCTCAAAGGATAACTTTGTGGAGCTGGTCCAAACTCTGCTAGAAGACTCAATGAAGAGGGAACATTTTTTTCAG GAGGTGTTCCCTGTACAGTACAGCACTAGGTATGACACAGCGCTACAGATACTGGTGTGGCAGTTCTTTGACAGACTGGAGGAGATGCTGCCAGTGCCCAGCTTTACACAG acaGCATCCATTCTCAACCTGACCCCTACTGACCTGGAAGAGTGTCAGCAGTCTTTCTCTGATCCTGAGCATCTGAAAACACTGCTGCAGCATCATAGAAATCTGGGGAACCTAAAAAAAG ATTTTTTGTTCTATGACTCTGATAACATCCTGTCCACGTTGTCCTTCCTCGCTCCCTCACTGAAGTCTAACCATACCAAAAGAGGCATAGAAGAAGGCACGGTGAAGAACGAGAGCGAtgtgaggagaaagggagagaaggaagaggctgAAGGACCGAAAGAACAGGAGAGTGGCGAGGAGGGACAGCAAGATGTCAGTGGGGAGGACCAAGATGCCAGTGAGGGAAGTGATGAGGGCGCTGAAAGACTGGAAGAGGCTGGGGAATCCTCTGGGAATTCTGGGCAGCAGAAACAGCCATCATTAGTGGCCATCAATG GACAAGCTAAAGCCAAGCCCCCCCAGTCCCAGGGCTTTTCCTGCTCACAGTGCCAGTTCTCCAACAGGAGATGGCTCACCCTTCAGAAGCACATCAAGAAGAACCATCCAAAGGAGGACAGTGGGATCGTGGACTCTGGAGAAGCTGGAGCTGAGAACAACGTCCTGCCTGTCAGTGAGACAGAAAGCTCCTCGGCCAAGAAGACCAGGAAGAACAGGTACATCTGCTCCCAGTGTGGGAAGGGTCACAAATGTTCATATGAACTGAGACGACACGAAACCGTTCACTCTGAGGTGAAGCCCTTCCATTGTGACCAGTGTGAGAAGAGATACAAAACAAAGGTGGCTCTAAAACAACACCATCGAGTTCACACTGGAGAAAGGCCATATGTTTGCTCACATTGTGGCAGAGGCTTTAGGTCTGCAGGAACTTTACAATCACATGTACGCACCCACACCGGGGAGCGACCTTTTGTCTGTTCTATATGTGGGAAGGGATTTATTCAACATCAAATACTGATAGGTCACCTCCGGTGGCATAGAGGTGAGAAGCCGTTCTTATGTACCgtttgtggaaagagttttagtaCTTCAGGTGCCTTGTTGGTACACTCACGAACACACACGGATGAACGCCCCAAAAGCTGTGAGCATTGTGGGAAGAGGTTTAGAAGATGTTACGATCTCACAATACATCGGCGGATCCACACGGGTGAGCGGCCGTTCTCCTGCACACAGTGCGACAAATGCTTCACGTCCCACAGCGACCTTAGCAGACACATGCGAATTcatacaggagagaaaccttaccaGTGTAAAATGTGCGATAGGAGATTCACTGAAAGCGGCAACCTGAAAGTACATCAGCGGGTTCATCGGGGAACAGCCACAAATGTACGGGTTTCAGTGTGTAATATCAGTACGGCCCACCACAAGTCACCAAATGTGgcaagaaagaaggaaagaaagaaagacaatgTGCCACCACTCCTTGTTGGACAGGAGTTGCCGTAG